CGGAATTGTCTGCATCGTCAATGATTGACAAAGGATTGAATCCGAGGTGTACTGAGCTTCCAATTATTATCAAGAGTATGGCAATCCAGGTGTACTGGAACCTACTGGGGTTCATAGAGCCCTCCTATGGTGTCCTGTGTGATCTCTTTTGCGGGGATGTTCTTTTCAATCCTGCCGTTTATCATGATTAGTACGTTGTCACTGTACATTTTTGCGATGTCTGGGTTATGGTGGGTCATCAGTATGGTGATCTTTTTCTTCTTCCTTACGTCCGCAAAAATGTCCATCACAGTTACTGCTGCTTTGAAATCAAGGCTTGCAGTCATCTCGTCTGCCAGAATTATCGAAGGTCTTTGAATAAGCGTCCTTGCTATTGCAACTCGCTGTTTTTCACCGCCGCTCAGCTTCTTTACCTTTACGTCCTTGAGGTGTGATACCTTGAGGTCGTACATCAAAGAGTATGCTTCGTCTAGCATGTCCTTTGTGTACATGCCGGTAATTGAGCGCCAGCGTGGCATCCTCCTTAGGGCACCCATCATCACGTTGGTAAACACACTAAGTTCATTGACTAGACCGAGATTCTGCGGTATGTATCCTAACATCTTCTGACTTTCATTGTCCAAGCCCTTTTTTCCAAAAAAATACATCTCGCCTGAGGTCGGCTTCAAAAGACCAAGTGCGACCTTTAGCAGAGTAGTCTTTCCTGCCCCGTTTGGACCCATTATGGTGACCGCACTGCCTTCCGGTACGTTCATGGACAAATTGTTGAGTATCTTTCTGTTGTTTACAGTCAGCTGAACTGCGTTCATGCTGAGTGCATCCATGGGTATTTGGCTAGACCTTCTCTGTATATTTCAAGCCGGTTATCTTGAGCGCACTCTGCAGGTTTCCAAGATGCTCGTCCGCAGTAGTCTCCTCAAAGCCGACAAATATGGCAGACACCAGTTTTCGCATTATCTGCTTTGTGCCGTCGTCACTTCCTAATTCCAGCAGTGCTGCCTTTACCTTGGCCTTTGCGTCCGAGTCCATGTCTTTACTGAACACCACGCCGTGTGACGGAATTGGGCCCTGCTCGTGTACTACCTTTGTGTTGTCTATTACCTCTCGGTACAGTTTCTCATTTACATCTCCTGCAATTATGCTGACGTCGACTCGGCCGTTCTTTAGTGCCTCCCATGCCTGACCGTAGCCACCTGCAAACACCACGTCTGCAAAGTATGCCTTTGGATCTATCTCCTTTCCTTCCTCGACAGTCACAAGTCCTTCTTCAACTAGTGACTTCATTGGGGTGACGTATCCTGAGGTGGACAGCGGACTTGGAAATGCCGCAGTGGTGCCCCTGAGATCCTCAAGCGTGTTGTACGGTGAATCTTTTGGTACCACCCAGTATGAGTAATAATATGTCTCTGCAGTAAGGGTATCTCCTATGACGACCTCTCTTACCTCTGCAAGCTCAAGTGTTGCGCCTGCCTTTTGTACTGCAAGATATGATGGCCAGGCGCTCATGAATGCCATGTCTGCCTTGCCAAATCGTAATGCCTCCACAACACCTGCGTATGATGTTGGGACGTAAATCTGAACGTCGTAACCTGTTTTCTGCTCTAGGAACTGCTCCAATTCTTTTGCCTGGGACTCGATGTCGCTTGCCTGCGCGGTGGGCTGGATTGCCAGCGTTATCACCTTTGCCTCCTGCACCTCTGGAACAGTGCTGTCTGATGCGATAAAGATGCCATACCCTATCCCTATCCCAGCTACTAGAATTATCGGGATTATGGCATAGAGTTTGTTCATGGTTCGCATCTTTTTTATCATTATTTAAGTCCGGCAGAACGTTCCATACTTGTAGACTATGGCTGAAAAACACCCTTTATTTTTGTAGAATGGTTCCTATTTTATTATGTTATGAGGTTATGAGATTTTACCCCAATCACACACATGGTGATAAATTCCATTTTCCGCGCCTCTATGTTGGACTCCACTACTGCAATAGTAATTGACGACGACAAGGAGACGGTGTCAGTGTTCTGCGAGTACATGCGAGGCATGGGCATCGACGTTCGGGGGTTTGGCTACAACGGAAAGCAGGCAGTGGAACTGTATGAACGGCTCCGACCGGATGTGGTGTTCTTGGATCTGATCATGCCTGAATACGACGGATTTTATGCACTTGACAGGCTGCGTCAAATTGATCCTGACTCCAAGGTGATAGTCATTACTGCAAACCACCTCACAGAGGCAGACGGGGCGCGCCTTGAAAATCTGAATCCGACCCGCGTAGTGACAAAGCCGTTTGACGTCAACGACATCCTAAGGTTCGTTGGCGAGCTTGGAAAGTAGTCACGTGGTGGGAAACGTATGTATGGAATAGATCACACCACACAGCAAATGCCTGTCAAGTTCGGATTGTATCACGTGCAGCTTATGAGGTATTATGATGAGGTCCTGGCCCAGTCTGCAAGAAACTATGCGTTCACTGCGGACAAAAAATGGGTGATGAGGTACAGGACAATCGAGCCGCTGTCTGACAAACTACTCAAGGATGCAATAAAGGCAGCAGACGACTCTACTCGTCCGTTTTTTGTGACTCTGGACAAGGCAAATGCTGCGCTTGTAGCGATGGAGCACCGCTCAATTAGACTTGTGCGCCGTGGCAAGAAGGAAGAGGCGCTTGGGCTGCTTGATGGAATGGAGTATGAGAAACAAAGGAAGATTCTTGCGGGAGGACTTGCTGACTTTGTGGCAAAGATGGAGGGAGCAAAGACAAAGCACGAGATTGCTGCAAACATTGCAATTCCATCAGTTCAGGATGTGATGGACCTTGAGCGCAAGCTTGCAGTAATAGAGGAGAGCGTCAAAAAAGAGCGGCTTGTGGCAATAGGCGAGCTTGCGGCAAGATTTGCTCATGACATCCGCAATCCGCTTGCGGTTATTCGCAACTCAATAGACCTTCTAACATCACAGAATCCCGACCCAAAAACAATCGACCACTACCAGAGGATACAGCGCGCTGTGACTAGGATCACATACCAGATAGACGACGTCCTCAATTTTGTAAAGCCTAGAATCCTGATACCAAAACAGATCACATTGTTTGAGATACTAAACTCCACTGTCAGCAAGGTAAAGATTCCTGACACCGTCCGGCTTGAGATGCCAAAAAAGGACATCGTGTTTGTCGCAGATCCGATAAACTTGGAGATAGTATTCGTCAATTTAATAACAAACGCGATTCAGGCGATGAACAACTCTGGCAAGATACGCATCGGCTACAAGGTAGAAAAGAAAAACATCGTGATATCTTTGAGCGACAGCGGTCCTGGCATTCCAAAGAAATACCTCTCAAAGATATTCGAGCCATTGTTTACTACAAAGCAGACAGGCACCGGACTTGGGCTGGTCAGCTGCAAGACAATAGTGGAACAGCACGGCGGCAAGATATCTGTACAAAGTCGGACAGGGAGTGGGACTACGTTTTTTATCAACCTGCCAAAGAAGCGCATGCCGGCACGCAGATAATCTGCCTGAATTCCTGCTGATTCTGACGCTTAAATTTAATAGACGACCCGTGGTTTCACATGCAATGGGACGACGAAAAACACAGAAAATCATCAAATCCGCTCCAAAGAATGTAACTACCGGACTGTGTCCAAAATGTCAAACCGTGGGACGTATCTTCCTAATTGGCCAAGTGGGCGCCGAGCACGCAAAATGCGCCTCCTGCAACCAAGAGTTTGATTTGTAGCGAGTCTAATCAAAAAAATTCACCCATAAATTTTTAAGCTCTTTTCCTAATTGTACATCAGAATGGCTTCAACCGAAGGCGAGACAATCTATGAGCGCGTGGCAAAGCTGGAAGACGAAATTGCGGCACTGCGCAACGAAGTAGACGTACTCAAAAAGGCTTTGCGAAACAAGCTAGCAAGGCACGAAATATCTCAAATCAAGAAAGGGCGCGACGTCACGTCAATTATTGATTAATCTTTTCTCTAATATCTCGTATTAGTTCCAGAACAAAGTCCACGTCCGGGGCTTCGGGGGCGATCTCAAGGTATCTGTTGAGGTACTTGAGGGCCTCCTCGTAGTGGAGCAACCTGTCTTCTAGGATGCCCTTGTCGCGTATCTCGTCTGGCGACTCCGGCTCCACTGCAAGTATCATGTTGGTGCACCGCATTGCCTTTTCGTACGCGTACGACTGGGAATACGAGTTCTTCAGGTTCCGCATTATTCTGACTAGCACCTTGTCCTCTGGAAGCTCGTCCAAAAACTCCGGGGAAAACTCGACGTCCTCGCCAAAATTCCTAAACAGGATCTCTTCGAGATCCTCTACGTTGAGTAGCCTGCCGCCCTCAAATGGGTCCAGTATCATCTCTTCGTTGTATTTTACGACCACGTGACTTGGGAAGCCACAGATTCGCAGGTCCAACCCTATCTGTCTTGCAACCTCGACGTAAATAATTGACAGGGTTATGGGGATTCCACTTTTCTTGTCTAACACCTCGTTTAGAAAGTTGTTCTTTGGGTCGTAATAATCCTCAGTGTCTCCGACAAAGCCGAGTGTCTGAAAGAGGTGCTCATTGAGCATCGATATGAGATATGTCGGGTTTTTCACATCGGAGAGCATCACCTTGAGGGACTTTGCAATGTCGTTTATCTTTGCAATCTCGTCTTGGATTTTCAGGTCGGGATACTCTAGGATCTGGCCAAGCTTTAGGCATTTTTCCACCAAGTTGTACCTTTTGTCTGTGGAGTATGCCAGCCATTCTGCCACAAAGGGGTCGAATTTCTCGCTCAACTATGAGATCCTGCTCACGTATTTCTGCGGGTCCTTCAACTCGCGTGTAGTTGGGGGATTGCCAATCAGCGTGCCAAATCCACCCTTGCCGAATTTTGCAAACACTGCTGATACTAGGTCCTTTCCCATGTGCTTTCTTACGGTGTATGCAGAGATGTCAGTTCCCATGAACATGGTCAGGTACTGGTGAAAGTCACGGTCGTCCTTTAGGATGTTCTGCACGCAGAACTCTGCCATTCCCTCCATGGTGGAAAATGCCGCATGGTGCCTCTGGATTGGTCCAAGCCACCTCTGGTATATTCCCAAAAGCTCAGGCACCATCTGGGATATTGTAGGGTCTATCTCCACTTTGGTAAATGTCATGACGTCAGGACCCAGGACGTTTACAATAAAGTTGTCCGGATTTAGCATAAAGAACAGATTTGCGCGCTTGGCAATGGGGAACTCGTCTGGGACTGTAGGAATCTGCATATGCTCTGACAGCCTTGCCACTGTTGGGTCGTCCAGGTTCAGGATTATCTTTGCAAGCTCCTCGTTTATCCTGTTTACCTCGATTACTGCCTTTTTGTTTTCCTCGTACAAGTGTGTCTGGATGGAGTGAACCATCTCTTCAAGTGTGGTCATCTTTAAGGCGCCGATATACCCTGACTTGACGGTCTCGTATCTTGCATCGTAAGGCTGCCCCTGCTTGTGCAGGATTATCTGCGGATAGCTTGACAGCACAAAGCTATTCAGGTATATGGTGGAATCAAGATAGTCTCCATATGTGGTTGATATCTTTGAGATGTATGCCTTGGCATAAGTGGAATATACGAGAAACTTGACTGGGTCCTCCTTTATCACGCTGACTATTGCCTGTCTGTCCTGCTTTGCAAGCGCCGCAAACAGTCTGTCTATGAATTTCCGCGCGTCATCTGATGCAAACACCTTCCGTCCCTTGATTTTTTTGAGGTCCTCAAGTCCTGGGAATTCTATTTTTACGTCCGGTGAAACTGCAATTCCTGTAAATTCCTCCACTCTTTGCTTCAGACCGGGCGCAAACTCGCTTACCGTCTGCTGTGGGGAGTCGAATTTTGCGGTAAAATCTGGGTCTTCTGATATCTTTGAGGAGAGTTTCGCAATCACTTCCTCCTCGTTTATCTCAACTGAGATCTGATCAAGGAGTGCGTCTGCAAATTCCTCAAGCTCAGTCATTAATGGCTTGCCACTTTTGTACTAATTTAACATTAACTGGGCGTTCTACATGAAATAGGTATTAATGCAAAACGTGACACCGTAAATTCACTTTGCAAGAGTTCAGCCTAGAGTATCTGCGGTGCATCAAGTGTGGCGGAAAGCTGGAACTTCAGACGCTTCGACGCGGATCTGAGATTGAGGAGGGATTTTTATTTTGCAAAAAATGCGTGCTGCATTTTCCGGTAATCGGTAAAGTGGCAATACTCCGTGACTTTGCAGAGTATGTCTCAAACAGGCCCCGGCTGGGCGGGGACTTGCTTCTCTCATCAAATACTATGCAGATGAGGTCGTTTGTGAAAAAAGCGCTCTCAAAAGCAGGCAAGTCTTTTGAGGACGTATCATTGATTGAAAAAAGATGGTCTGGAATATACGGCAACAATCGGCGCTCACCGTTTTACTCTGTGATGAAAAAATCGCTGGATTCCATGCCTGGCGGGATGGCACTGGAGCACGGGTGCTCTATTGGGATTATCACAGAACATCTGGCAAAAAACCACCCTATTGCATTTGGGATTGACAGGTCGTATTATGCGGTACTGGAGGCAAAAAAGCGCACGCGAAAAAATCTGGATTACTTTGTGGCAGATTCACTTGAGCAGCCGTTTGGCAAGGTACAGTTTGAATTGGTTGCAGGACTGAACCTATTTGAGCTGATTGAGCCAAAAGTCTTGCTAAAGTCGCTTGCACGTCAGGTGAAAAAGGGCGGCTCTCTCATGCTGTCTGACCCATACGACTATGATCGAGGGACAAAGTCCGTCCGCGAGCCGCTATTTGCGGATTCGGTGCGCGACGAACTAATTCAGTTGGGATTTTCAATATCTGGCAAGACACGACTGCCAAGCAGAATAAATTGGAATCTACGGCTATATGACAGGGCAGTACTTCGGTATGATGTTGACTTGGTAATTGGAAAAAAACTGGGCTAGAGGAGAACGATGTGCTAGCGGTGTTTTACAATACCTTGCGGCACGGTTTCAATCGTATTTTTTGTGTTTGCGTCTGCCCATCTAATTGTTAAGTAGACGAATTCCTACTGAAAACGCGTCTTGAATTAGAAACTAGAATGGGTGTATTTCCTATTGACTCAGACTTTTTTCAATATTAGTGCAACCGAGTTGTCTGTTACCTCTGACTGTGTTTTTATTTCCTTTATTGTATGAAACATCTCTTCAAAACATCTTGCGATAAAAAACGACCATTTCTTGCCCATGTCAAATTGCATGATTAGTTTGTACGATGAATTTGCAGTCTCGTATCTGTATGGAAATCCTGACACCTTAAGCCAGCTCTTTGCGAGGCTTACTGCACTCTCAAAGTTGAACTCTCCGTTCAAAAGCAGTACGATGTCATGTATTTTGGCAGTAATGATCTTTTTAGCTAGTTTCTCTAGTTCTGGAAATGTCATGTTGTCAAATAACAGAACTGGAAGATCGCGTAGCACTGAGATCATGCCTGCCTGCGGGGCATAGCTGTGCCACGAGGTATATGAATCAAATATCTGGTTTATCAGGACGTTGGTTGACAGGCTTTTTTCTTGGGCCTCCTGTCTGAGCTTTTCTAAATTCTTGGCATCTATTCTGAGTGTTATGTGGGATTTTTTGACTTTCGACATTGAACCAACTCCATCAAAAAAATAAATTAATAAATAATTTGTTATAATGCCTGGAATTTGGGCACAGTGTAGCACTTTCTATACGGATGTGTGCGAATTTCTTAAATTCCTACATGTCCAACTATGGTAAATGCGTGGTTACACGGTGTCGGAACAATGAATATTCTCATCATCGATGATAACTGCGAAATAACCACAATGCTCTCAAAATACTTTACACTAAAAGGACACACGTGTTATGTCTCCAACGATGGTAAAAACGGCCTACTCATGATGGAAAATTCTCAGTTTCATGTTGTATTGCTTGATCTTGCAATGCCTGATTTTTCGGGACGCGATCTAATCAACCATCTGCATGATCATGGAAAGATGCGCAATCATACTGTGATTACACTCACCGCATCATCATTATCTGATATTGACGCAACTTACCTGATGGAAAAAGGAGTTCACTCTGTTCTAAAAAAGCCGATTGATCCTGACACCCTGTTGGAATATTTGATGAAGGTGACGGCAAAATAAAATCACATAATGATCAATCAATTTATTTGCATTGTGTGCAAAGTGTAAAGTTTTATGCTGATTTTCAACCTCAATACAAAATTGACGTTATTACCTGGTCGGTTGTAATTCATCAATACATAATACTTGGTCGTGCTTTTGAATTTGTGACTGATTCTTGAACAGAGAGATTACAGTAACCCTGATGGTCTTAGTTACAACCACTGCGTCCATTGTGGGAATTTTGTGTTTTTACACAAATAATGAAATTCAGAGATTGAATAATGATACCGTTGAGACAAAAATACATGAAGTTACTGCGATGTCCTCTCGCTTTGCATTACGACTGCAATATGTAACTGGAATGATGGAAGTGATAAGTCATAATACTACCATGGCAGATCCTCCAACATATTCGAATTTGATCTCAGATCAGCTAAAGGGCATACCTGAAGATGCGGATTCTGAGAAAAGAAATATCGCAAAAATATTGCTTTACAAAAAATTTGATCTAGATTACGTCTTTTATGTTGTACCAAATGGTGACATCTATTTTGTTGAGCCATTTAGTTCACAGCTCAATGTCTTACAACTGAATTTGTCTTTTAGGGACTGGTACCGCGGTGCAGTGGATACCGGGACTACGTATGTGAGCGAAGTCTATACATCTAGTAACAAGCAGCACAATGTCATATCTGTTGTAGTTCCAATATATGATGACGAGAAGTCCTTAAATGGTATATTTGGAGGCACGCTTAATCTTGGAGCAGTTCAACGGGCATTTTCTATGCTGGATCTGAGGCCAAACGAGTACATGCTCATAACGGATCACAATCACAACGTTGTGGTTGACTCTAGACAGCCGGAATCGGGTGTGGAAATTAGAAGATTCCAACTAACTGTACCTGACTCGTCGTCTAAAACTGATACCAACGTCATGACTACTGTGATCGATGGCAAAGAGGTACTGGTAATATCTAGAGAAATGCATGTCGGCACTCATACTTGGTCATTTCTGTCTATTCAGCCAATTGCCGATGCGTATGCATCATCTAATGCGTTGAAAAATGAGGCAATTCTACTGATTGTGGCAATGACGATAATAAGCAGCACAAGCGGATTTATCGTGATCCGAAAAATGTATGCAAATGTGGTGCTCACTCAAATGTTAAAGAAAATCAACTTGGAACTGGAGAAAAAAACAGAGGAGATCGAGCAGGCTGACATTAAAAAAGAAGAGTTTGCTGCCATGATAACTCATGAACTAAAGACCCCCCTGATGCCAATTATGGGCTACTGTAAGATGTTAAAGACCAAAATGCTTGGGGAACTGACCGGCGAGCAGTTGGAATCTGTTGTCACAATAGAAAACAACGCAAAACGACTGGTTTCACTAATCGATGACATCTTGGATGCAAGAAAACTGGACCTGAACAAGATGCGGTTCAAAATGGAAGATGTTTCAATCGACGAGCTATTTGAAGAGATACACTCTAGCTACAAGGTACTAAAAGAAAAAGGTAAAGAATTCGTTATTGATATGCAGGTGCACGGATCTACAATAAGAACTGACAAGATGCGACTGCGCCAAGTATTTGACAATCTGATTTCAAACGCAATAAAATTCACTCCAGATGAGGATGCAAAAATTGAGGTGGGTGCAAAGTATGCTGATAATAAAATAAGATTCTATGTAAAAGATAATGGCTTTGGAATTCCTCCCGAAAAACAAGTTAATCTCTTCAAAAAGTTTTACCAAATTGATACATCTGAGAGGAGGAAGGCGGGAGGTACTGGACTTGGACTTGCAATCAGCAAGGGTATAGTGGAGAATCTAAATGGAAAAATTTGGGTTAAAAGTGATGGAAAGTCAGGCTCAACATTTTATTTTGAGCTTCCACAGTGATTGTCGATACGCAATATTTTTAATTTACAAAGTAGGTGATATGGTGTGAAAATATTACATATTGACGATAATTCCGACATCACCAAAATGTTCTCAAAATATTTCAAACTGAAAGGCATTGACGTATCAATCGCAAATGACGGCCAAAACGGCTTACAAATGATCACAAACGAAAGATTTGATGTTGTTTTGCTTGACTTGGCAATGCCTAATTTTTCAGGGCGTGACATAGTTGATCATCTCCACCGCAACGGAATTCGTAACCAATGCAAAATTATCGCACTCACGGCGTCATCCATATCTGTTGATGATGAGCTGAGTCTGAGAGGTAAGGGAGTTCACTCTGTACTGAGAAAACCAATTGATCCTGACGAATTACTGAATTATCTGCAGGCAGTCAAATAGCAACTTTATGGAACAAGACAAGTTCGTCGACGAAATTCGCAAAATACGGCGGATTCAAAAAAGTTTGGACGGCATACTGGGCAGTAATGCGCCGAAAACCGAACAAATTCATCACATATTGGATAATCTTGATTCCACACGTCACGTAACGACAAATGTGGTAGATGCTCTCTCTTCAAATAAGATCAAAATAACGGATGATCTGGCAAGCAAACTAAGTCACGAGTTGCGAACGCCGCTTGTTCCAATACGTGCATATGCCGACATGTTGCTGCGTGGCGACTTTGGCTCACTTAACGATGAGCAGCAAAAAAGGCTTGAACTTCTTGTTTTGAGCGCAAAACAGCTGCAGCAAAAGATCGAGTTGTTACTTGATCAACGGATCCTGGACAATCGTATACGTGACTCGGGCACCGATCACCACATCAGAGAGCTTGAGCAGGAAAAGGCGCTGTTGGAAAAAATCAACCTTATGCTGAGTGAAAAAATCCAAGAAGATCACTCTGAGATTAAGGAACTCAGAAACGATCTCAGCAAAACAGAGCACCGAAAAACGGAATATGAACAGGAAAAACTCATCCTTGACAAAACGGTGCAAATCGAGGAGAAAAAGAGCCACCGTCTTGCAAAAAAGAACCTGGTAATTATTGCCACTGCGGCCTTGGTTGTGGGAATCGGCTTTGCGGCTTATTCGATATATGTGGTAGAATTGGTAGGTGCTCAGTACGGCGTCTCAAACCTTGGCAATTTGAAGTCAAACTATGTCATACAAAACCTCAGAGGTGACACAGTCGATACGTGGCTTTCCTGGAGACTGACTCCTGAGAGCACCCTAGTTGTGGGAGTAATTGACGGCCAAAAACATCCTGACAAATTGGAACTGATCAAGGAAGTGATACTATCCGAAGAGGCAATTCAAATTGATGATTCTTTGCTGCACAAGGGGCCTGTCGGCTCTACTTCTACTTACTATATGGGATGGGCAGGCGCGCTAAAGCAGGCTGCAAAGACACAAACTGTGCTTTACATTCCGTCCAAACTCGAGGTGGTGGAATCAAAGAGTGGAGAAGGGAACATCACTATAATACTCACCGATGAAAAAAGCGGCGACGGATATTCCGGATTTACAAAATCTATAGCAGATGATGCACAAAATCAGATCCTAAAATCCACCATAACAATCTATGAGGTGGACAGATTGGACGACGAACAATTCAAGACAGTTCTTAGGCATGAATTAGGACACGCACTGGGCCTTGCCCATTCCACAGCACCTGAGGATCTGATGGCGCCCACCATACAGACTGCTTACCCGTACATATCTGGCTGCGCAATTGACTCTATTGTGAGACTGTATGACGGTGGAAAAAACAGTCAAGTTGTATGTGAGAAATAATACCTGTTAATAACGTGCAGTTTTTTCAGGCTGTAGTTTATCGGAAGTAAGTTTTTGGATTCAATGAGTCTCATCCGAATCCATCTCCCCAAACAATCTCTGTAAATCTATTTAGTAGCAAATTGATCTCAGAACTTGTCCTTTGTTCTTTTGGTTTTTTAAACGTGGATGTGATTACTTTCGTATTCTCTTCAAGCGCTTTGTTGCCGAGGAATTTTGCATCCCCTATGACGACGTCCGCATTATTTAGGAGCGCCTCAATTTCGCCTTTATTGCTTGGATCACTCACTAACTTTTTGAGACTTGATACAATCATGACTGCTCTTACCTCGGTCTCTATCCGAAATAGCCTTCGATACGAACTAACGCCGGCCATTGGTGTTTGTACTGGATTTTTCTATTTAATTAGCCCAGAAACATTGTTCTAGAAGAATCGAACTCAGTCTGTTGGGGCAAGCACTGTGATGACTTTGGAATTGCCATGATTTGGGTTAAATGCAACAACGTCTGAGCCTGTAGGTATCACTTTTTCTACCATTGTAATTGGCAACTGTGCAAGATTATTGATGCGTTCAAATGATTTCATGTGATCGTTTAAGATTGCGTGAACATTCACTGGCTGACCGGACACTGTTTGTGGATTGACTGTAAAATAACCCGCAGCCATGATTACAAAAACCAAGCTGAGTATGACTACCGTTGATCTCATTGACAATACAATTCTATTATTTGCTAATAGACTATGCGTACAATCTTCTATGGAATTTTTCACATTTTTCTTTATTGTTCGAAATTGTTCTGCAGATGAGATTGGTGCGGTCAAGTCGGAATTTCACCGCTTCCTTCAGACTGGATGTCTGGCGTGCAGCTTATACACCATAACCGCACAATCTTGTGATTAATTATTTCTTTAAGACTTGATAGGGAATGTATCTAACAATCTTCTATTGGTGTAAATTATGAACATATTGCTAGAATAATCATGCAGTAAATTATTAGATCACTCTAATACGAAACCAAGACAAGATACATTGATTTGAACAATTTCAAAATAGTTCAGATTATTTCATACGTACTTACATCATTATTTTTTGTAAATCCTGTGTCTGCGTTGAATGCTTTTGTGTCTGAG
This genomic stretch from Candidatus Nitrosotenuis cloacae harbors:
- a CDS encoding histidine kinase dimerization/phospho-acceptor domain-containing protein, which encodes MVDALSSNKIKITDDLASKLSHELRTPLVPIRAYADMLLRGDFGSLNDEQQKRLELLVLSAKQLQQKIELLLDQRILDNRIRDSGTDHHIRELEQEKALLEKINLMLSEKIQEDHSEIKELRNDLSKTEHRKTEYEQEKLILDKTVQIEEKKSHRLAKKNLVIIATAALVVGIGFAAYSIYVVELVGAQYGVSNLGNLKSNYVIQNLRGDTVDTWLSWRLTPESTLVVGVIDGQKHPDKLELIKEVILSEEAIQIDDSLLHKGPVGSTSTYYMGWAGALKQAAKTQTVLYIPSKLEVVESKSGEGNITIILTDEKSGDGYSGFTKSIADDAQNQILKSTITIYEVDRLDDEQFKTVLRHELGHALGLAHSTAPEDLMAPTIQTAYPYISGCAIDSIVRLYDGGKNSQVVCEK